Proteins encoded together in one Halothermothrix orenii H 168 window:
- a CDS encoding ABC transporter ATP-binding protein → MAEADNVLLKVRNLKKYFPVKAGVFKKTVGYVKAVDDISFDIKEGETLGLVGESGCGKSTTGRTILRLLEATSGRVEFEGKDVLSLDRKELREMRKEMQIIFQDPYASLNPRMKVADIVGEPLDIHNLATDKNEKYEKVKELLSNVGLNEEQMNRYPHEFSGGQRQRIGVARALAVNPRLIIADEPVSALDVSIQAQVINLLQDLQEQYGLTYLFIAHDLSVVKHISDRVAVMYLGKIVELANKKDIYDNPLHPYTQSLLSAIPIPDPNYDKKRIVLKGDVPSPVDPPSGCRFHPRCPKAMDICSQVEPEFKDYGNGHFAACHLLD, encoded by the coding sequence TTGGCAGAAGCGGATAATGTATTACTGAAAGTTAGAAACCTTAAAAAATACTTCCCTGTAAAGGCCGGTGTTTTCAAAAAAACAGTAGGCTATGTTAAAGCAGTTGATGATATCAGCTTTGATATAAAAGAGGGCGAAACATTAGGTCTGGTTGGTGAATCCGGCTGTGGTAAATCCACAACCGGACGGACCATTTTACGCTTACTGGAGGCTACATCAGGGAGAGTAGAGTTTGAAGGTAAGGATGTTCTTTCCCTGGACAGGAAAGAATTAAGGGAAATGAGAAAAGAAATGCAAATTATTTTCCAGGACCCTTATGCCTCTCTTAACCCGAGGATGAAGGTTGCTGACATTGTCGGTGAGCCTTTAGATATTCATAATCTTGCCACAGATAAAAACGAGAAGTATGAAAAGGTTAAAGAACTTTTATCCAATGTAGGATTAAATGAAGAACAGATGAATCGTTACCCTCACGAATTCAGTGGAGGACAGAGACAGCGTATCGGGGTGGCCCGGGCACTGGCTGTTAACCCCAGGTTAATAATCGCTGACGAGCCTGTATCTGCCCTTGATGTTTCTATTCAGGCCCAGGTTATTAACCTCCTGCAGGATTTACAGGAACAGTATGGGTTAACATACCTTTTTATAGCTCATGATTTAAGTGTTGTTAAACACATAAGTGACAGGGTAGCTGTTATGTATTTAGGTAAAATAGTGGAGCTAGCCAATAAAAAAGACATTTATGATAATCCGTTACACCCCTATACTCAGTCATTACTCTCGGCAATACCAATTCCTGATCCAAATTATGATAAGAAAAGGATAGTTCTAAAAGGTGATGTGCCCAGTCCGGTAGATCCACCTTCCGGTTGCCGCTTCCATCCACGTTGTCCAAAAGCCATGGACATCTGTAGTCAGGTTGAACCTGAATTTAAAGATTACGGTAACGGGCATTTTGCTGCCTGTCACCTTTTAGATTAA
- a CDS encoding NCS2 family permease: MLEKMFKLKENNTSVSTEVTAGITTFMTMAYIIFVNPSILHNGAGMPFDGVFIATIAGIILGTLCMAFLTNYPFALASGMGLNAFFAFVVVKGMGVSWQVALGLIFLEGIIFIVLSVLPVRKMIVNSIPMGLKTAISAGIGLFIAFIGLQNAGIVVDDPNTLVTIGNIFTGPALVALVGIIVTGILHSRGVKGSLLIGIIVATVFGLLNGVTTPPEDIIAMPRMAEWSQVLFKLDIAGALNFGMIAVLLTFLFVDMFDTAGTLVGVSQQAGYLDEDGNLPKASRALLADAIGTTGGAIFGTSTVTTYVESASGVAEGGRTGLTGVVVSILFFLCLFFKPLVAIVPGAATASALIIVGTMMMSNITKLDWGDFTEVLPAFITMIAMPLTYSIANGIALGFITYPLIKLFTGKEKEVHWLVYVLGVIFIAYYVWV; encoded by the coding sequence ATGTTAGAAAAGATGTTTAAGCTAAAGGAGAATAACACCAGTGTCTCCACAGAAGTTACCGCAGGTATTACCACATTTATGACCATGGCCTATATTATTTTTGTAAACCCCTCAATTTTGCATAATGGAGCGGGGATGCCTTTTGATGGTGTATTTATTGCTACTATAGCCGGTATTATCCTGGGTACATTATGTATGGCCTTTTTGACTAACTATCCCTTTGCTCTGGCTTCCGGGATGGGGTTAAATGCCTTTTTTGCTTTTGTCGTTGTTAAAGGTATGGGGGTTAGCTGGCAGGTAGCCCTTGGATTAATATTCCTGGAAGGTATTATTTTTATTGTGTTAAGTGTTTTACCTGTTAGAAAAATGATTGTAAATTCTATCCCCATGGGACTAAAAACCGCCATCAGTGCCGGTATTGGACTTTTTATTGCCTTTATTGGTTTGCAGAATGCGGGAATAGTTGTCGATGATCCCAATACATTAGTAACCATTGGTAACATCTTTACAGGTCCGGCCCTTGTAGCCCTGGTTGGCATCATAGTTACCGGTATTTTGCACTCCAGGGGTGTTAAAGGGTCATTGCTAATCGGTATTATTGTGGCTACTGTCTTTGGACTTTTAAATGGAGTAACAACACCTCCGGAAGATATTATCGCTATGCCCAGAATGGCAGAATGGTCACAGGTATTATTTAAACTTGACATTGCCGGGGCCCTGAATTTTGGTATGATTGCAGTTTTATTAACCTTCCTGTTTGTAGATATGTTTGATACAGCTGGAACCCTGGTCGGGGTTAGTCAGCAGGCCGGTTACCTCGATGAAGATGGTAACCTGCCCAAAGCAAGCCGGGCTTTACTGGCAGATGCTATTGGTACCACCGGTGGTGCTATTTTTGGGACAAGTACTGTAACCACCTATGTCGAATCCGCTTCCGGTGTTGCTGAAGGTGGTCGGACCGGTCTAACCGGTGTTGTTGTTTCTATACTCTTCTTCCTGTGCCTTTTCTTTAAACCACTGGTTGCCATTGTTCCCGGTGCTGCCACTGCTTCCGCGTTAATTATTGTGGGAACAATGATGATGTCCAATATAACCAAGTTAGACTGGGGAGATTTTACTGAAGTCTTACCGGCTTTTATTACCATGATTGCTATGCCCTTAACCTACTCCATTGCCAACGGTATTGCTCTGGGTTTTATTACCTATCCACTGATTAAATTATTTACCGGTAAAGAAAAAGAAGTACACTGGCTGGTTTATGTGCTCGGGGTTATCTTTATAGCATACTATGTCTGGGTTTAA
- a CDS encoding YbgA family protein yields MLDNQFPKPNVVVSKCLGFEACNYNGHQFNNKFISMLKQFVNFIPVCPETAIGLPSPRQSLRLIADGDEVRLVQPAEDRDLTGDMLSFSHDFLNSLNDVEGFILKERSPSCGLKDIKIYHKEINNVTGKKTSGLFAGAVLATFPDTAIESEGRLTNLRIREHFLTRLFTLARFRETKKQQTMGGLVNFQTINKFLFMAYNQKEMRILGKIAANNEKLPVSEVFKKYEKHLNKLLSRPPRYNSNINVLMHGLGYFSDELTTEEKAFFLDTLQKFRNKKVPLSVPQNIIRSWAIKYKDDYLLKQTYFAPFPEELIARTDSGTPKNF; encoded by the coding sequence ATGTTGGATAATCAATTTCCTAAACCAAATGTAGTTGTCAGTAAATGCCTCGGTTTTGAGGCCTGTAATTATAACGGTCACCAGTTTAATAATAAATTTATATCCATGCTTAAACAATTCGTTAATTTTATCCCTGTCTGCCCAGAAACGGCCATTGGCCTACCATCCCCACGTCAATCATTACGCCTCATCGCCGATGGAGATGAGGTCAGACTGGTTCAACCTGCCGAAGACAGGGACCTGACCGGGGACATGCTGTCTTTCAGCCATGATTTTTTAAATTCACTCAATGATGTTGAGGGTTTCATTTTAAAAGAAAGGTCTCCTTCCTGTGGTTTGAAAGATATAAAAATTTATCATAAAGAGATCAACAATGTTACTGGAAAAAAGACTTCCGGTCTCTTTGCCGGAGCTGTGCTTGCAACCTTTCCTGATACAGCTATTGAGAGTGAGGGGAGATTAACCAACCTCAGGATCAGAGAACATTTTTTAACCAGACTCTTTACCCTTGCCCGTTTCCGCGAGACAAAAAAACAACAAACAATGGGGGGGTTAGTAAACTTCCAAACCATTAATAAATTCCTTTTTATGGCCTATAACCAGAAAGAAATGAGAATTCTGGGAAAGATAGCAGCCAATAATGAAAAACTACCGGTATCTGAGGTCTTTAAAAAATATGAAAAACACCTTAATAAATTACTATCCCGCCCTCCCAGATATAACTCTAATATCAATGTTCTGATGCACGGGCTGGGGTATTTTTCCGATGAATTGACAACTGAAGAAAAAGCCTTTTTCCTGGACACTCTCCAGAAATTCAGAAACAAAAAAGTGCCCCTCAGTGTCCCCCAGAATATTATCAGATCCTGGGCTATAAAGTATAAAGATGATTATTTACTCAAACAGACTTACTTTGCCCCCTTTCCCGAAGAACTAATTGCCCGGACCGATTCCGGCACTCCCAAAAACTTTTAA
- a CDS encoding deoxyribodipyrimidine photo-lyase, which produces MIHNSRIKPLNKKNINPRGEYILYWMQASQRTEYNHALEYAIIEANKSNKPLLVYFGIDTSFPEANRRHYQFMLEGLQEVKKSLYNRGIKMIIESVPPDKDILKFAEYASLLVVDRGYLKIERTWRNNVSQQIDCPLIQVESNVIVPVEVASSKEEYAAYTIRKKLYRKLPEFLHPLHTRTIRVSSLDLKLSFINYKDIPLDNVTLCLDRLKVDNTVPEVNLYRGGTTRALALYNDFLHNKIKDYHEYRNDPVKNWISNMSPYLHFGQVSPLHLIIKGNNYCKKHEIDKGFKEFFEELVIRRELSFNFVYYNPDYDSIKSLPDWAKKTLKEHENDTREFSYSLQELEDAKTHDPYWNAAQKELLLTGKIHGYMRMYWGKKILEWTSSPDLAYKYALYLNNKYALDGRDPNGFAGVAWCFGKHDRPWPGCNIFGKVRYMSSGGLKRKFKIDLYLKRIHNLEEASHVG; this is translated from the coding sequence ATGATACATAATAGTAGAATAAAACCCCTTAATAAAAAGAATATAAATCCACGCGGGGAATATATTCTATACTGGATGCAGGCCTCCCAGAGAACAGAGTACAACCATGCCCTGGAGTATGCCATCATCGAGGCCAATAAATCCAATAAACCACTGCTTGTCTATTTCGGGATTGATACCTCATTCCCGGAGGCTAATCGACGCCATTATCAATTTATGCTGGAAGGGTTACAGGAAGTAAAGAAATCCCTCTATAACCGGGGAATAAAAATGATTATTGAATCCGTTCCCCCCGACAAGGATATTTTAAAGTTTGCAGAGTATGCCTCTCTCCTGGTAGTAGACAGGGGTTATCTTAAAATCGAACGAACCTGGCGAAATAATGTGAGCCAACAGATTGACTGTCCACTGATCCAGGTTGAAAGCAATGTAATAGTTCCTGTTGAAGTGGCCTCTTCTAAAGAAGAATATGCTGCCTATACCATCAGAAAAAAACTATACCGTAAGTTGCCTGAATTCCTCCATCCCTTACATACCAGGACCATCAGGGTAAGCTCCCTTGACCTGAAGCTATCATTTATAAACTATAAGGATATTCCCCTTGATAATGTTACCCTGTGCCTTGATAGATTAAAAGTTGACAATACTGTACCGGAAGTTAACTTATACCGGGGTGGCACTACCCGTGCTCTGGCTTTATATAACGATTTTTTACATAATAAAATTAAAGACTACCATGAATACCGGAATGATCCTGTTAAAAACTGGATTTCCAACATGAGCCCCTACCTCCATTTTGGACAGGTCTCACCCCTGCACCTAATTATTAAGGGGAATAACTATTGTAAAAAACATGAAATAGATAAAGGCTTTAAAGAATTTTTTGAGGAGCTTGTAATCAGGAGGGAGCTATCTTTTAATTTTGTATATTATAACCCTGATTATGATTCTATTAAATCTCTCCCGGACTGGGCTAAAAAAACTCTGAAAGAACATGAAAATGACACCCGGGAATTTAGCTATTCACTTCAGGAATTGGAAGATGCTAAAACCCATGACCCTTACTGGAATGCTGCCCAGAAAGAACTTTTACTGACAGGTAAAATCCATGGGTATATGAGAATGTACTGGGGCAAAAAAATACTGGAATGGACTTCCTCACCTGACCTTGCCTATAAATATGCCCTGTACTTAAATAACAAATATGCCCTTGATGGTCGTGACCCCAATGGGTTTGCCGGGGTAGCCTGGTGTTTTGGTAAGCATGACCGTCCCTGGCCCGGGTGTAATATATTTGGAAAGGTAAGGTATATGAGTTCCGGTGGTCTTAAAAGAAAATTTAAAATAGACTTATATTTAAAAAGAATACATAACCTTGAGGAGGCATCACATGTTGGATAA
- a CDS encoding TIGR03915 family putative DNA repair protein — translation MVIYLYDGSFEGLMTAINHALENNIEPDRIVRKNSYNNSLFSKPVYIKTDQELSLKLSTELKIRLGQRALKEIYYSFLSEKPNVEKNIYHYIKLGLVKGKDIHNVLTDEWVLEVKKMARKVSRESHRMLGLIRFRNLPEDIYYAPIKPDFNILTILAPHFARRLPSQKWVIHDKKRELAAIYNKTEWLIGDLSSDLKIQPDNEELAFQKMWQEYFKSVAIPNRKNKKLQRQFMPKKYREYLIENPES, via the coding sequence GTGGTTATTTACCTTTATGATGGTTCCTTTGAGGGCTTAATGACAGCAATTAATCATGCCCTTGAAAATAATATTGAACCGGACCGGATTGTCAGAAAAAACTCTTATAACAATAGTTTATTTTCTAAACCTGTTTATATTAAAACAGATCAGGAATTATCCCTTAAGCTATCTACAGAACTTAAAATCAGACTGGGACAACGGGCTTTAAAAGAGATTTATTACAGCTTTCTATCTGAAAAACCCAATGTTGAAAAAAATATATACCACTATATTAAACTTGGTCTTGTTAAAGGGAAGGATATTCATAATGTCCTGACTGATGAGTGGGTATTGGAAGTAAAAAAAATGGCCAGAAAGGTAAGCAGAGAATCACATCGTATGCTTGGTTTAATCAGGTTTAGAAACCTCCCAGAAGATATATATTATGCCCCCATCAAACCCGATTTTAATATACTGACTATTCTTGCTCCCCACTTTGCCCGGAGGCTTCCGTCCCAGAAATGGGTTATTCATGATAAAAAAAGGGAACTGGCCGCTATTTATAATAAAACAGAATGGTTAATCGGGGATCTTTCTTCTGACCTTAAAATTCAACCAGATAACGAAGAACTTGCCTTTCAAAAGATGTGGCAGGAGTACTTTAAAAGTGTTGCTATACCCAACAGGAAAAATAAAAAACTTCAGAGACAATTTATGCCTAAAAAATACCGGGAATATCTCATTGAGAATCCTGAGAGCTAA
- a CDS encoding putative DNA modification/repair radical SAM protein — translation MEILQKIKILSAAARYDVSCSSSGSRRRNSPDGMGNTASGGICHSWSDDGRCISLLKILFTNYCIYDCAYCINRISNDIPRASFTPEEVARITVNFYKRNYIEGLFLSSAVHKNPDYTMERLVKTARLLRKDYKFNGYIHLKAIPGADLQLINEAGHYADRLSVNIELPTRKTLKKLAPQKKVENIVTPMKFIGKNIKTNKYERKKFRNAPSFVPAGQSTQLIVGASPEPDYTILKLSENLYKKYYLKRVYYSAYIPVAKHPRLPALKKPPLLREHRLYQADWLIRFYGFTSRELLTPEKPNLDTRFDPKVNWALNHFYLFPVEINTAPYETLLRVPGIGLKSARRIVKARKEAHLNYFNLSKLGVVLKRARFFITCKGKYYGGIPFEKDLIMDRLSGNDLSSTSVQLSLFTSGP, via the coding sequence ATGGAAATTTTGCAAAAAATTAAAATTCTATCAGCAGCTGCCAGATACGATGTCTCCTGTTCTTCAAGTGGTAGCAGGAGAAGAAACTCTCCTGACGGCATGGGAAATACTGCCTCAGGTGGAATCTGTCATAGCTGGTCAGATGACGGACGCTGCATCTCCCTTCTCAAAATATTATTCACCAATTACTGTATCTATGATTGTGCTTACTGTATAAACAGGATTTCAAATGACATACCCCGGGCCTCATTTACACCTGAAGAAGTGGCCAGAATCACTGTAAATTTTTATAAACGAAATTACATTGAAGGCCTGTTTTTAAGTTCTGCTGTTCATAAAAACCCTGATTACACTATGGAAAGACTGGTTAAAACAGCCAGACTTTTAAGGAAAGATTATAAATTTAATGGATACATTCATCTCAAGGCTATTCCCGGTGCTGATCTACAATTAATCAACGAAGCCGGTCACTATGCTGATAGATTAAGTGTCAATATAGAATTACCAACCCGGAAAACCCTTAAGAAATTAGCCCCACAGAAAAAAGTTGAAAATATTGTCACCCCCATGAAGTTTATTGGAAAAAATATCAAAACCAACAAATATGAAAGAAAAAAGTTCAGAAATGCCCCCTCCTTTGTCCCGGCGGGTCAAAGTACTCAGCTGATAGTAGGGGCCAGTCCTGAACCAGATTACACTATATTAAAACTATCTGAAAATCTTTATAAAAAATATTACTTAAAAAGAGTCTACTACTCTGCCTATATTCCAGTAGCTAAACATCCCCGGCTTCCGGCCCTTAAGAAACCACCTTTACTGAGGGAGCACCGCCTGTATCAGGCTGACTGGCTAATCCGTTTTTATGGTTTTACCTCCAGGGAATTACTGACACCGGAAAAACCAAATCTTGATACCAGGTTTGACCCTAAAGTAAACTGGGCCCTGAATCATTTCTATCTCTTTCCGGTTGAGATCAATACTGCCCCCTACGAAACTCTCCTGCGGGTGCCTGGAATTGGCCTTAAATCAGCCCGGAGAATTGTTAAGGCAAGAAAGGAAGCCCACCTGAACTACTTTAATCTATCTAAACTTGGAGTAGTCCTCAAACGGGCCCGCTTTTTTATAACATGTAAGGGTAAATATTACGGAGGTATTCCTTTTGAGAAGGACTTAATAATGGACAGACTTTCAGGTAATGATTTATCCAGTACTTCCGTGCAGCTATCTCTTTTTACCTCTGGCCCATAA
- a CDS encoding TetR/AcrR family transcriptional regulator → MKGQEALTTRDEILKAARNLFAERGFHEASMSSIAKEAGVGKGTLYWYFDSKQELFKELIKTGGKIIEDKIHKWVKEETSPEEFIKMFIETGLKHLSNNKRIIRALFSSDELGREFKRELFETRYRIINSLEMVIQQGINEGKFREVSTRHAAAAIIGIINGMTPALLCDTEDDIEELLGFSFDFIMKGLGKGD, encoded by the coding sequence ATGAAAGGGCAGGAAGCATTAACTACCAGAGATGAAATATTGAAGGCTGCCAGGAATTTATTTGCCGAGAGGGGGTTCCATGAGGCTTCCATGTCCAGTATTGCTAAAGAAGCCGGAGTAGGCAAAGGGACCCTGTACTGGTATTTTGACAGTAAACAGGAACTATTTAAGGAATTAATAAAAACCGGTGGTAAAATTATTGAAGACAAGATACATAAATGGGTAAAAGAGGAGACTTCACCTGAAGAATTTATAAAAATGTTTATTGAAACAGGACTGAAACATCTTTCCAATAATAAAAGAATAATCAGGGCATTATTCTCCAGTGATGAACTGGGAAGAGAGTTTAAGCGAGAATTATTTGAAACCAGGTACAGAATTATTAACAGTCTGGAAATGGTGATACAGCAGGGGATAAATGAAGGGAAATTTAGAGAGGTTTCAACCAGACACGCTGCTGCCGCTATTATAGGTATAATAAATGGTATGACTCCAGCTTTATTATGTGATACTGAAGATGATATAGAGGAGCTGCTCGGTTTCAGTTTTGATTTTATTATGAAAGGATTGGGGAAGGGGGATTAA
- a CDS encoding TolC family protein: MFLNKRYIYFIVILMMFSILVPLDKIYAEEVLTLTEVLQAGLKENPDIKNTRLDLENARLDLSISWRNLLPEVNLQSAYTRLGEPPQVPGFQYQRVETGIPGEYPDSDIVYLYPEMIEGPQDNYTTTITLNQPLFMGGRLLLGIDQARKGVELARSVLEQKKEDTLYQLINTYYNTLLLSDRLQVEEEGLDLIREQKEVIRAGIEAGTILKTDLLQVEIEENKAWQRLQKVKNQYKLALKQLYVMSGLDKSVLKEQEVILKKPQFKPEVNINDLSSLIKLAKENRPDLKMLSINEEMIKNNITMEKRSNWPSFMVSGNYSWQGEELKFEDPEWTVTISGSLPLFQGGKSGKRLKKINNEFDKIREKKQYVSEMVEVEVTNVFNKINELEENVVIQDQNLNKAQENLRLVNSRYKVGMVTNLDVMNARLLYRQSKLGLLQAEFNYKLAMYELLYKTGRLGEFVEEVVNNETK, translated from the coding sequence ATGTTTTTAAATAAAAGGTATATTTATTTTATTGTCATTTTAATGATGTTCAGTATTTTGGTACCTCTGGATAAAATATATGCTGAAGAAGTACTTACATTAACTGAAGTATTACAGGCAGGACTAAAGGAAAACCCGGATATTAAGAATACAAGACTGGATCTGGAAAATGCCAGGTTAGATTTGAGCATTTCCTGGCGTAACCTTTTACCTGAAGTAAACCTGCAGTCGGCCTATACCAGGTTAGGGGAGCCACCACAGGTCCCGGGTTTTCAGTATCAACGTGTAGAGACCGGTATCCCGGGAGAATATCCCGACAGTGATATTGTATACTTATATCCTGAAATGATTGAAGGTCCTCAGGATAATTATACAACTACTATCACCTTAAACCAGCCCCTGTTTATGGGAGGGAGGTTGCTTCTGGGGATAGATCAGGCCAGAAAGGGTGTTGAACTGGCTAGAAGTGTCCTGGAGCAGAAAAAGGAAGATACCCTGTACCAGCTCATTAACACCTATTATAATACCTTGCTGTTATCAGACCGGCTACAGGTTGAAGAAGAGGGCCTGGACCTGATCAGGGAGCAAAAAGAGGTAATCAGGGCCGGTATTGAAGCCGGAACTATTTTAAAGACAGATCTTCTCCAGGTGGAGATTGAAGAAAATAAAGCCTGGCAGCGTCTCCAGAAGGTAAAAAATCAGTATAAACTTGCCCTGAAACAATTATATGTAATGTCCGGGCTGGATAAAAGTGTTTTGAAGGAGCAAGAGGTTATACTTAAGAAGCCTCAGTTTAAACCTGAAGTAAATATAAATGATCTGTCCAGTCTCATAAAATTAGCTAAAGAGAACAGGCCTGATTTAAAAATGTTATCCATCAATGAAGAGATGATAAAAAACAATATAACTATGGAAAAAAGAAGCAACTGGCCCAGTTTTATGGTCAGTGGAAACTATTCCTGGCAGGGTGAGGAGTTAAAATTTGAAGACCCTGAATGGACAGTTACCATAAGTGGGAGTCTACCCCTGTTTCAGGGTGGTAAATCGGGAAAGAGACTCAAAAAGATTAATAATGAATTTGATAAGATCAGAGAGAAAAAGCAATATGTTTCAGAAATGGTTGAGGTTGAAGTAACAAATGTTTTTAACAAAATAAATGAACTTGAAGAAAATGTTGTTATTCAAGACCAGAATTTAAACAAGGCGCAGGAAAATTTAAGACTGGTTAATAGCAGGTATAAAGTAGGAATGGTCACCAATCTTGATGTTATGAATGCCCGGTTGTTGTATCGGCAGAGTAAACTGGGACTCCTTCAGGCTGAGTTTAATTATAAACTGGCCATGTATGAACTGTTATATAAAACCGGAAGACTTGGAGAGTTTGTTGAGGAGGTAGTTAACAATGAAACCAAATAA
- a CDS encoding efflux RND transporter periplasmic adaptor subunit — protein MKPNKPVIVTLMFLMLVTLLSGQVFGETQIPVSVIEPGVKSIRVEESVTGVIKPYQVVNLSTKTGGIVDEILVEVGQRVEAGEPLLKLEQEELKAQVKQARAQLAMARASFKKIKDGASPEDVEKVRGAYNQALASYNGARKALNIIKDMYEDKTSQEQQLTAARTKLDTASKKLELAREQLKQTEVSYEQAEKSYKRMEYLYEEGVITESEFDKVKTQYENAKSALKSAELGLEQAKVNYEGALKGYNLVKEIYENPRSLEQQLLNAETQYEVAKANLQIAKANLDQVLMGAEEEDLQSARAQVEQAEVALELANIRLRDSVLESPFPGLIAAVNINEGEMAPPGNPVIKVVNLDKVYAEIEVSASTVTSLETGDLVRVEILPLANMSMTGKIETIAPDVDPRSRAYPVKVVIPNSKNMIKGGMYCRVYLTLKESNRGVVVPVDSVLDLEEKPYIFVVNNGKAEKRFIETGLINDTEVQVIDGLNPDERVVVKGQYKLTDGAPVKVVN, from the coding sequence ATGAAACCAAATAAACCAGTAATAGTTACTTTAATGTTTTTAATGTTAGTTACGTTATTAAGCGGGCAGGTATTTGGTGAGACTCAAATACCGGTTAGTGTTATTGAGCCCGGGGTTAAAAGTATCAGGGTTGAGGAATCTGTTACCGGGGTTATAAAACCCTATCAGGTGGTTAATTTATCAACAAAAACAGGCGGAATAGTTGATGAGATTCTGGTTGAGGTTGGTCAAAGGGTTGAAGCAGGTGAACCCCTGTTAAAGCTTGAACAGGAAGAATTAAAGGCCCAGGTAAAGCAGGCCAGAGCTCAACTTGCCATGGCAAGGGCTTCTTTCAAAAAAATAAAGGATGGAGCCAGTCCAGAAGATGTTGAAAAAGTTCGTGGTGCCTATAACCAGGCCCTTGCTTCATATAATGGAGCCAGAAAAGCCTTGAATATAATAAAAGATATGTATGAGGATAAAACAAGTCAGGAACAGCAGCTTACAGCAGCCAGGACAAAGCTGGACACTGCCTCTAAAAAGCTGGAACTGGCCCGGGAGCAACTGAAGCAGACTGAAGTAAGTTATGAACAGGCGGAAAAGAGTTATAAGAGGATGGAGTACCTCTATGAAGAGGGAGTAATTACTGAAAGTGAATTTGATAAAGTTAAAACCCAGTATGAAAATGCAAAATCTGCTCTCAAGTCGGCTGAACTGGGACTGGAACAGGCTAAGGTCAATTATGAGGGGGCCCTTAAAGGGTATAATCTGGTTAAAGAAATCTATGAAAACCCCCGGTCCCTGGAACAGCAGCTTTTAAATGCTGAAACCCAGTATGAAGTGGCCAAAGCCAACCTCCAGATTGCTAAAGCCAACCTGGACCAGGTTCTAATGGGGGCTGAAGAGGAGGATTTACAGTCAGCCCGGGCCCAGGTGGAACAGGCTGAAGTTGCCCTGGAATTGGCCAACATTAGACTCAGGGATAGTGTCTTAGAAAGCCCGTTTCCGGGACTTATTGCTGCTGTTAATATTAATGAAGGTGAGATGGCCCCTCCAGGAAATCCTGTTATCAAGGTTGTTAACCTTGATAAAGTGTATGCTGAAATTGAGGTATCAGCCAGTACAGTAACCAGTTTAGAGACAGGTGATCTAGTAAGAGTAGAGATCCTTCCACTGGCTAATATGTCTATGACAGGTAAAATAGAGACAATTGCTCCTGATGTAGATCCGCGGAGCAGAGCCTATCCTGTTAAGGTAGTTATCCCCAATTCGAAAAATATGATTAAAGGGGGAATGTATTGTCGGGTTTACCTTACGTTAAAAGAGTCAAATCGTGGGGTAGTTGTCCCGGTAGATTCTGTTCTTGACCTGGAAGAAAAACCCTATATATTTGTAGTTAATAACGGTAAGGCTGAAAAGAGATTTATTGAGACGGGCTTAATTAACGATACAGAAGTTCAGGTCATTGATGGTTTGAATCCTGATGAAAGAGTTGTAGTCAAGGGCCAGTATAAACTTACCGATGGGGCTCCGGTTAAGGTGGTGAACTAA